The Microbacterium sp. SORGH_AS_0862 genome has a segment encoding these proteins:
- a CDS encoding GNAT family N-acetyltransferase gives MSAHDLIARQHEGPVDAASAARLASDGLQLVRLADDDDRAFDGWQAAVTRGFLGDEPTEAQRETGRGFRGHRRMIAVLDESVPQPEVPVGTLASWVGELTVPGGVVDSCAISSVTVAPTHRRRGIWRAMMEGELRTAAALGLPVASLTVSESTLYGRFGFAQAVAAASIEIDVKRAAWAGPAPSGRVDFIARERWRELAPDLFDRVRAHSPGEVEMPRGHWDRFAGTRADAEKPGHTRAVQYTAASGEITGLALYSVDENHDDFTRSTVTIAYLTAADADAYAGLWRFFIEMDLIGTVRASELAVDEPLLWMISDRRAATLTLRDHHYLRVLDTPAVLSARRYECAGSVVLDVHDPLDLAGGRFRLTVDEEGAASVIETGDPVDARLGVAELAAIYLGQVSAVTLAAAGRIDAEDPVALARLFGWHLPVRLSYWY, from the coding sequence ATGTCTGCCCACGACCTCATCGCCCGTCAGCACGAGGGGCCCGTCGACGCGGCATCCGCTGCGCGTCTGGCGAGCGACGGCCTGCAGCTCGTCCGTCTCGCCGACGACGACGATCGGGCGTTCGACGGCTGGCAGGCCGCGGTCACCCGTGGCTTCCTGGGAGACGAGCCCACGGAGGCGCAGCGCGAGACGGGTCGCGGATTCCGCGGGCATCGCCGCATGATCGCCGTGCTCGACGAGTCCGTTCCCCAGCCCGAGGTGCCCGTGGGGACCCTCGCCTCGTGGGTGGGGGAGCTGACCGTGCCCGGCGGCGTCGTCGACTCCTGCGCGATCAGCTCCGTCACCGTGGCGCCCACGCACCGCCGTCGCGGCATCTGGCGCGCGATGATGGAGGGCGAGCTGCGCACCGCCGCGGCGCTGGGCCTGCCGGTCGCGAGCCTGACGGTGAGCGAGTCGACGCTCTACGGCCGATTCGGGTTCGCGCAGGCCGTGGCCGCCGCGAGCATCGAGATCGATGTCAAGCGCGCCGCGTGGGCCGGGCCCGCCCCTTCGGGCCGTGTGGACTTCATCGCACGGGAGCGCTGGCGCGAGCTCGCCCCCGATCTGTTCGATCGCGTCCGCGCGCACTCGCCCGGCGAGGTCGAGATGCCGCGCGGTCACTGGGACCGCTTCGCGGGCACCCGTGCCGATGCGGAGAAGCCCGGGCACACCCGCGCGGTGCAGTACACGGCCGCATCCGGTGAGATCACCGGGCTCGCCCTCTACTCCGTCGACGAGAACCACGACGACTTCACGCGATCGACCGTCACGATCGCCTACCTCACCGCGGCGGATGCGGACGCCTACGCCGGTCTGTGGCGCTTCTTCATCGAGATGGATCTGATCGGCACGGTGCGCGCGAGCGAGCTCGCCGTGGACGAGCCGCTGCTGTGGATGATCTCCGACCGGCGGGCCGCCACGCTCACCCTCCGCGACCACCACTATCTGCGCGTGCTCGACACGCCCGCCGTGCTGAGCGCGCGGCGGTACGAGTGCGCGGGGTCGGTCGTGCTCGACGTGCACGATCCGCTGGATCTCGCGGGCGGCCGATTCCGCCTGACGGTCGACGAGGAGGGAGCTGCCTCCGTGATCGAGACGGGCGATCCCGTCGACGCGCGCCTCGGCGTCGCGGAGCTCGCCGCGATCTACCTGGGTCAGGTCTCGGCGGTGACGCTGGCGGCGGCGGGTCGTATCGACGCCGAGGACCCCGTGGCGCTCGCGCGTCTGTTCGGATGGCACCTGCCGGTGCGTCTGAGCTACTGGTACTGA
- a CDS encoding ABC transporter ATP-binding protein, with the protein MIEFRGVDKQFPDGTRAVKDFSLVIPSRQTTVFVGSSGCGKTTLLRMINRMVEPTAGVIEIDGEDVSAGSPVSLRRRIGYVMQNSGLLPHFTVADNIATVPVLNGTSRRDARRRALELMETVGLDTTLADRYPSQLSGGQQQRVGVARGLAADPNILLMDEPFGAVDPIVRAELQQELIRLQRDLDKTVVFVTHDIDEAFLLGDQVVILAKGAQKLQVGSPSEIMQAPADDFVSAFIGADKGKRALRLKDVGGRTVVVDAEGRTQGALVEDGG; encoded by the coding sequence ATGATCGAGTTCCGCGGCGTCGACAAGCAATTCCCCGACGGCACGCGCGCGGTCAAGGACTTCTCCCTCGTCATTCCGTCGCGCCAGACGACCGTGTTCGTCGGCTCGTCGGGATGCGGCAAGACGACGCTGCTGCGCATGATCAACCGCATGGTCGAGCCGACCGCGGGCGTCATCGAGATCGACGGCGAGGACGTCTCGGCGGGTTCGCCTGTGTCGCTGCGCCGGCGGATCGGCTACGTCATGCAGAACTCCGGTCTGCTGCCGCACTTCACTGTCGCCGACAACATCGCCACTGTGCCGGTGCTCAACGGCACCAGTCGTCGTGATGCGCGGCGGCGGGCGCTCGAGCTCATGGAGACCGTCGGTCTCGACACGACCCTCGCCGACCGCTATCCGAGTCAGCTCTCCGGCGGTCAGCAGCAGCGAGTGGGCGTGGCGCGCGGTCTCGCCGCCGACCCCAACATCCTCCTGATGGACGAGCCGTTCGGCGCGGTCGACCCGATCGTGCGCGCCGAACTCCAGCAGGAGCTGATCCGGCTGCAGCGCGACCTCGACAAGACCGTCGTGTTCGTCACCCACGACATCGACGAGGCGTTCCTGCTGGGCGATCAGGTCGTGATCCTCGCGAAGGGGGCGCAGAAGCTCCAGGTCGGCAGCCCGAGCGAGATCATGCAGGCTCCCGCCGACGACTTCGTCTCCGCCTTCATCGGCGCCGACAAGGGCAAGCGTGCGCTCCGGCTGAAGGACGTGGGCGGGCGCACGGTCGTCGTCGACGCCGAGGGCCGCACGCAGGGCGCCCTCGTCGAGGACGGCGGGTGA
- a CDS encoding DUF427 domain-containing protein has protein sequence MKALLGDTVLAEAPKDDLIRIEGNWYFPPASIAEGVLVDSPTPYTCPWKGAAHYFTVTADGRELADRAWSYPEPYPGAIEKVGADFSGYVAFWKEVEVTE, from the coding sequence ATGAAGGCTCTTTTGGGTGACACGGTGCTCGCGGAGGCTCCGAAGGACGATCTGATCCGCATCGAGGGCAACTGGTACTTCCCGCCGGCGAGCATCGCCGAGGGCGTGCTGGTCGACAGCCCGACGCCCTACACCTGTCCGTGGAAGGGTGCGGCGCACTACTTCACGGTCACCGCGGACGGGCGCGAGCTCGCTGACCGCGCATGGTCGTATCCCGAGCCCTACCCGGGCGCCATCGAGAAGGTCGGTGCGGACTTCTCGGGATACGTGGCCTTCTGGAAAGAAGTCGAGGTCACCGAGTGA